The genomic interval GAGCTCGACCGCATCAAGGAGATCGCAGCCGAGAAGCTGCTCCCGGCCTTCGAGGGCCGCGAGAAGGAGATCTCCGGTGCCTACCGCGCGCTGACCAAGTCCCTGGTCCGCGAGCGCGTCATCAAGGACAAGGTCCGCATCGACGGCCGTGGCGTCACGGACATCCGTACGCTCGCCGCCGAGGTCGAGGCCATCCCGCGCGTGCACGGCTCGGCGCTGTTCGAGCGTGGCGAGACCCAGATCCTGGGCGTCACCACCCTCAACATGCTCCGCATGGAGCAGCAGCTGGACACCCTCTCCCCGGTGACCCGCAAGCGCTACATGCACAACTACAACTTCCCGCCGTACTCCGTCGGTGAGACCGGCCGCGTGGGCTCGCCCAAGCGCCGCGAGATCGGCCACGGTGCGCTCGCCGAGCGCGCCATCGTGCCGGTGCTGCCGACGCGCGAGGAGTTCCCGTACGCGATCCGTCAGGTCTCCGAGGCGCTGGGCTCCAACGGCTCGACGTCCATGGGCTCCGTCTGCGCCTCCACCATGTCGCTGCTGAACGCCGGTGTGCCGCTCAAGGCCCCCGTCGCCGGCATCGCCATGGGCCTGATCTCGCAGGAGATCGACGGCAAGACGCACTACGTCGCCCTCACCGACATCCTCGGTGCGGAGGACGCGTTCGGTGACATGGACTTCAAGGTCGCCGGTACGAAGGAATTCGTCACCGCCCTCCAGCTCGACACCAAGCTGGACGGCATCCCGGCCTCCGTCCTGGCCGCGGCCCTCAAGCAGGCCCGCGACGCCCGCCTCCACATCCTCGACGTGATGATGGAAGCGATCGACACGCCGGACGAGATGTCCCCGAACGCCCCGCGGATCATCACCGTCAAGATCCCCGTGGACAAGATCGGTGAGGTCATCGGCCCCAAGGGCAAGATGATCAACCAGATCCAGGAGGACACCGGCGCCGACATCACGATCGAGGACGACGGCACCATCTACATCGGTGCCCAGGTCGGCTCGCAGGCCGAGGCGGCCCGCGCGACGATCAACGCGATCGCGAACCCGACCATGCCGGAGGTCGGCGAGCGTTACCTGGGTACGGTCGTCAAGACCACCACCTTCGGTGCCTTCGTCTCCCTGATGCCCGGCAAGGACGGTCTGCTGCACATCTCGCAGATCCGTAAGCTCGCCGGCGGCAAGCGCGTGGAGAACGTCGAGGACGTGCTCGGTGTGGGCCAGAAGGTCCAGGTCGAGATCGCCGAGATCGACTCCCGCGGCAAGCTCTCCCTCGTCCCCGTGATCGAGGGCGAAGAGGGCTCCGAGGCCGACCAGAAGGCCGACGCCGACCAGTGACATCCCGTAGTTCCGTGACGACGGCCCGCACCTCCTCGGAGGCGCGGGCCGTCGCCCGTACCCAAACACTGCTCAAGGGCAAGGACGGAATCGGTACGGTACGCAGGACCACCCTCCCCGGAGGCCTGCGCGTCGTCACCGAGACCCTGCCCGCCGTCCGCTCCGCGACGTTCGGCATCTGGGCGCACGTCGGCTCCCGTGACGAGACGCCGACCCTGAACG from Streptomyces spiramyceticus carries:
- a CDS encoding polyribonucleotide nucleotidyltransferase, with the protein product MENETHYAEAVIDNGTFGTRTIRFETGRLAKQAAGSAVAYLDDDTMVMSATTASKKPKDQLDFFPLTVDVEERMYSAGKIPGSFFRREGRPSEDAVLTCRLIDRPLRPSFKKGLRNEIQIVETIMALNPDHLYDVVAINAASCSTILAGLPFSGPIGATRVALIKGQWVAFPTHTELEDAVFDMVVAGRVLEDGDVAIMMVEAEATEKTVQLVKDGAEAPTEEIVAAGLEAAKPFIKVLCKAQSDLAGKAAKPTGEFPVFLEYEDDVLEALTAAVKSELAQALTIAGKQDRENELDRIKEIAAEKLLPAFEGREKEISGAYRALTKSLVRERVIKDKVRIDGRGVTDIRTLAAEVEAIPRVHGSALFERGETQILGVTTLNMLRMEQQLDTLSPVTRKRYMHNYNFPPYSVGETGRVGSPKRREIGHGALAERAIVPVLPTREEFPYAIRQVSEALGSNGSTSMGSVCASTMSLLNAGVPLKAPVAGIAMGLISQEIDGKTHYVALTDILGAEDAFGDMDFKVAGTKEFVTALQLDTKLDGIPASVLAAALKQARDARLHILDVMMEAIDTPDEMSPNAPRIITVKIPVDKIGEVIGPKGKMINQIQEDTGADITIEDDGTIYIGAQVGSQAEAARATINAIANPTMPEVGERYLGTVVKTTTFGAFVSLMPGKDGLLHISQIRKLAGGKRVENVEDVLGVGQKVQVEIAEIDSRGKLSLVPVIEGEEGSEADQKADADQ